In Candidatus Rokuibacteriota bacterium, one genomic interval encodes:
- a CDS encoding MFS transporter — protein MTLPIGLRAFHHADFRRFFWAQLVAQTGTWMQTVAQLWLVLQLTPSPFKLGLIGSLQFAPILLFSIASGALADRVRKRRLLIGTQTALGCQALGLGALVASGHVEYWHVAVLAFCSGLVNVLDQPARQSLVAEIVGRADVASAVALNSASFNAARIVGPGLGGLLIAQFGVTPAFLINGLGFAVAVIMLLGLRTQGAPRERSGGGVLDDVRAGLRYAFRTPEIRLTLGLLFIVSICVFNFTVYVPLVVRTVLHLGAEGFGLLMACLGVGAVTGALTVGALGARRPPVAVLFGAAALACGALIALSAARGFRLAAALLFFTGLFGLVLVASCNTAMQLAAPDELRGRVMSLYTLVWGGAFPFGAFIVGSISEHWGVGRALLVNGTAGLLGVALLLGWWTLRGAPAWRRRAET, from the coding sequence ATGACGCTCCCCATCGGGCTCCGCGCGTTCCACCACGCCGACTTTCGCCGCTTCTTCTGGGCCCAGCTCGTGGCGCAGACGGGCACGTGGATGCAGACGGTTGCCCAGTTGTGGCTGGTCCTCCAGCTCACGCCCTCGCCGTTCAAGCTCGGACTGATCGGCTCGCTCCAGTTCGCGCCGATCCTGCTCTTCTCCATTGCGTCGGGCGCGCTCGCGGACCGCGTGCGCAAGCGGCGGCTGCTCATCGGCACACAGACGGCCCTGGGCTGCCAGGCCCTCGGGCTCGGGGCGCTCGTGGCATCGGGTCACGTCGAGTACTGGCACGTCGCCGTGCTGGCGTTCTGCTCGGGGCTCGTCAACGTGCTCGACCAGCCCGCCCGGCAGTCGCTCGTGGCCGAGATCGTCGGGCGCGCCGATGTCGCGAGCGCCGTCGCGCTCAACTCGGCTTCGTTCAACGCCGCGCGGATCGTCGGGCCCGGGCTCGGCGGGCTCCTGATCGCGCAATTCGGCGTCACCCCGGCCTTCCTCATCAACGGGCTCGGCTTCGCCGTGGCGGTGATCATGCTGCTCGGGCTGCGCACCCAGGGAGCGCCGCGGGAGCGGTCCGGCGGAGGCGTCCTGGACGACGTCCGCGCCGGGCTCCGGTATGCCTTCCGCACGCCTGAGATCCGGCTGACGTTGGGACTCCTCTTCATCGTCAGCATCTGCGTCTTCAACTTCACGGTCTACGTGCCGCTGGTGGTCCGCACGGTGCTGCACCTGGGCGCCGAGGGCTTCGGACTCCTCATGGCCTGCCTGGGAGTGGGCGCGGTCACAGGCGCCCTCACCGTCGGCGCATTGGGGGCGCGCCGTCCACCGGTAGCCGTGCTGTTCGGGGCGGCGGCGCTCGCATGCGGCGCGCTCATCGCGCTCTCAGCCGCGCGCGGCTTCAGGCTCGCCGCGGCGCTGCTCTTCTTCACGGGCCTGTTCGGGCTCGTGCTGGTGGCGAGCTGCAACACCGCCATGCAGCTCGCCGCGCCCGACGAGCTCCGCGGCCGGGTGATGAGCCTCTACACCCTCGTGTGGGGCGGCGCCTTCCCGTTCGGCGCCTTCATCGTGGGCAGCATCTCCGAGCACTGGGGCGTGGGCCGGGCGCTGCTCGTGAACGGCACGGCCGGGCTCCTGGGAGTCGCACTCCTGCTCGGCTGGTGGACGCTTCGGGGCGCGCCGGCCTGGAGACGGCGCGCGGAGACCTAG